In Streptomyces ambofaciens ATCC 23877, a single genomic region encodes these proteins:
- a CDS encoding HGxxPAAW family protein gives MSGSSHGHTPAAWTGVIIAFIGFCVAGVFMVAAQPVGFWAGMVVVLLGGVVGGIMRMMGLGQPKQNHPVHQVTGEREPAGAKG, from the coding sequence ATGTCGGGCAGCAGCCACGGTCACACCCCGGCCGCCTGGACGGGTGTCATCATCGCCTTCATCGGTTTCTGCGTCGCGGGCGTGTTCATGGTGGCGGCCCAGCCGGTGGGCTTCTGGGCCGGCATGGTGGTCGTGCTCCTCGGCGGTGTCGTGGGCGGCATCATGCGCATGATGGGCCTCGGCCAGCCGAAGCAGAACCACCCCGTGCACCAGGTCACCGGCGAGCGCGAGCCGGCCGGCGCCAAGGGCTGA